A genomic stretch from Acetobacter ascendens includes:
- the hisI gene encoding phosphoribosyl-AMP cyclohydrolase, translating into MTYIAPPAAELDAMLDVVKFDASGLVAAIAQQHDSGEVLMIAWMTREALRETLETGRVCYYSRSRQKLWRKGETSGQIQHLIEARLDCDADAILVLVNQIGVACHTGRRSCFYRAFTPDGLKELTKPEIDPNQLYHKHN; encoded by the coding sequence ATGACTTATATTGCCCCACCAGCAGCAGAGCTGGATGCCATGCTGGATGTTGTAAAATTTGATGCCTCTGGTCTGGTGGCCGCCATTGCCCAGCAGCATGACAGTGGCGAAGTGCTGATGATTGCATGGATGACGCGTGAAGCCCTGCGGGAAACGTTGGAAACTGGACGCGTCTGCTATTACTCCCGCAGCCGTCAGAAACTTTGGCGCAAGGGCGAAACATCTGGCCAGATCCAACACCTTATTGAAGCTCGGCTGGATTGTGATGCCGATGCCATACTTGTGCTGGTCAACCAGATTGGTGTGGCATGCCACACGGGCCGCCGTAGCTGTTTTTACCGCGCCTTTACGCCAGATGGCTTAAAAGAACTGACAAAGCCGGAAATTGATCCCAACCAGCTTTATCACAAACACAACTAA
- a CDS encoding protein-methionine-sulfoxide reductase heme-binding subunit MsrQ, whose translation MPSPTPDRSRRFRLSPLTRQVLLYVLFMLPAVSYLAGAFSGDLGPNPFKTCLHEFGRYAFRFLLVSLMISPLKRFLKIDLMVYRRPLGLLAFSYAALHVTLYFWWARGFDIQRIWKDFLTRPFLTFGLIAFSILAVLAATSTRKSIIQLGKKWARLHRLVYVAMVLACIHYAIAFKQWYIEPFVYAAVAACVLGLRFVPKPGLKKN comes from the coding sequence ATGCCATCGCCCACCCCAGACCGAAGCCGGCGGTTTCGCCTCTCTCCCCTTACGCGGCAGGTATTGCTGTATGTGTTGTTCATGCTGCCAGCCGTATCTTATCTGGCGGGTGCTTTTTCGGGTGATCTGGGGCCAAATCCATTCAAGACATGTTTGCATGAATTTGGGCGTTATGCGTTTCGGTTTTTGCTTGTCTCACTTATGATTTCACCACTCAAACGGTTTTTGAAAATTGATTTAATGGTTTATCGTCGCCCGCTTGGTCTGCTGGCTTTCAGTTATGCAGCTTTGCACGTTACGCTCTACTTTTGGTGGGCACGCGGGTTTGATATCCAGCGGATATGGAAAGATTTTTTAACGCGTCCATTCCTCACCTTCGGGCTGATAGCGTTTTCTATTCTGGCGGTTTTGGCAGCAACATCCACGCGCAAATCTATTATACAACTTGGTAAAAAATGGGCGCGTTTGCACCGTCTGGTTTATGTTGCCATGGTTCTGGCGTGTATCCATTACGCCATTGCATTCAAGCAGTGGTACATTGAACCTTTTGTATATGCAGCCGTAGCGGCATGTGTGCTGGGTTTGCGGTTTGTGCCAAAGCCGGGGCTTAAAAAAAACTGA
- a CDS encoding SulP family inorganic anion transporter codes for MTVKTYIHEWTDQPVRNVLAGMVGTFALIPEVIAFSYVAGVAPSVGLFASFVISIAIAITGGRPGMISGAAGSVALVAAELVHSHGLQYLLLATLLAGAFQIVFGMLRLQSMMRFVSREVETGFVNALGILIFSAQVPQMLHVTWHTYALIALGLAIVYLLPRVTTAVPSPLICILVLTGITFAVPMPVHVVSDLGDLPSGLPHLTLPDVPFSAETFKIVLPYAFAMAMVGLLESLMTATVVDELTDTHSNKRMECTGLGFSNIMVGLFGGMAGCGMIGQTVGNLRYGGRGRLSTFTAGAFLLLLLVVLHRFVAQVPVAALVAIMIMVSVSTFSWSSLRDLVKHPRLSSTVMLATVLVVVLTHDLAAGVACGVLLNGLFFSFQVMKLVQVSSTFSENSNTRTYYVHGQIFFASASVLADAIDFQDTASNIVIDLEDAHIWDISAADTLEKIASRLKTRGKTVAIIHADQRAEKLLASLGHDTLLA; via the coding sequence GTGACAGTTAAAACCTATATTCATGAATGGACAGACCAGCCCGTCCGCAATGTTCTGGCTGGCATGGTAGGCACTTTTGCACTTATTCCAGAAGTTATCGCTTTTTCATATGTGGCTGGGGTTGCGCCCTCTGTGGGGCTATTTGCCTCATTCGTTATCAGCATTGCCATTGCCATTACGGGTGGTAGGCCGGGCATGATTTCCGGGGCTGCTGGGTCTGTTGCTTTGGTTGCGGCAGAACTGGTGCATAGCCATGGCCTGCAATATCTGCTACTGGCTACATTATTGGCGGGTGCATTCCAGATTGTCTTTGGCATGCTGCGTTTGCAAAGCATGATGCGCTTTGTCTCGCGCGAGGTAGAAACCGGGTTTGTAAACGCGCTGGGTATTCTTATCTTTTCAGCACAGGTGCCGCAGATGTTGCATGTTACGTGGCATACATATGCGCTTATCGCGCTGGGGCTGGCTATTGTTTACCTCTTGCCACGCGTTACCACGGCTGTACCTTCCCCTTTAATCTGTATTCTTGTGCTTACAGGCATTACCTTTGCTGTTCCTATGCCTGTGCATGTGGTGTCTGATCTGGGTGATCTGCCTTCTGGCCTGCCGCATCTGACTTTGCCAGATGTGCCTTTTTCAGCAGAAACTTTTAAAATTGTGCTGCCATATGCGTTTGCTATGGCCATGGTGGGGCTTCTGGAATCCCTCATGACAGCCACTGTGGTGGATGAATTAACAGACACACACAGCAATAAACGCATGGAATGCACCGGGCTTGGTTTTTCCAACATCATGGTGGGGCTGTTTGGCGGTATGGCTGGTTGCGGTATGATTGGGCAGACAGTCGGCAACTTGCGTTATGGCGGCCGTGGCCGACTTTCTACCTTTACGGCTGGAGCATTTTTGCTGCTATTGCTGGTTGTGTTGCACCGCTTTGTTGCCCAAGTGCCTGTTGCCGCTCTGGTAGCCATTATGATTATGGTGTCTGTCAGCACATTTTCATGGTCTTCCCTGCGCGATTTGGTAAAGCACCCGCGCCTTTCTTCCACCGTTATGCTGGCAACAGTTTTGGTGGTGGTGTTAACGCATGATCTGGCAGCAGGCGTTGCTTGTGGTGTGCTGCTTAACGGGCTGTTCTTCTCTTTTCAGGTTATGAAACTTGTTCAGGTTAGCAGCACGTTTTCAGAAAACAGCAATACGCGCACCTATTACGTGCATGGGCAAATCTTCTTTGCCTCTGCCAGTGTTCTTGCTGATGCCATAGATTTTCAGGATACAGCTTCAAACATCGTGATCGATCTTGAAGACGCACATATCTGGGATATCAGCGCAGCAGACACGCTGGAAAAAATTGCATCCCGCCTGAAAACACGCGGAAAAACAGTTGCCATTATTCATGCAGATCAACGTGCAGAAAAGCTTCTGGCCTCTTTGGGCCATGATACATTGCTAGCCTAA
- a CDS encoding NAD(P)-dependent oxidoreductase, with product MTTQQTIGFIGFGAMASRMAAHLEKAGYATLAYTPSGKGGDGVTHFLPTPAEVASKADIVLACVPDDEALAASMYGPQGVLAGIKADSLLLNTSSVSPEAADALQKAGQEKKICVIDCPVSGSTPEAASASLVILAGGDDAAIARAQPIFDKIGRITIHAGPSGSGARLKLVINGIMGAGLAAVAEGIAYGLAAGLDRSMLFDALDEMAVISPHHKRKIKMAKAGDFSPQFPARLMQKDMRLLMDAAARLAVPAPTLAAVTQQLSLARRAAEDADYSVLIGVMEKIVANDA from the coding sequence ATGACAACTCAGCAGACTATTGGTTTCATTGGGTTTGGTGCCATGGCCAGCCGCATGGCCGCTCATCTGGAAAAAGCCGGATATGCCACCCTTGCCTATACTCCTTCTGGCAAGGGTGGTGATGGCGTAACCCATTTTCTACCTACTCCAGCAGAAGTTGCCAGCAAAGCAGATATTGTTTTGGCCTGCGTACCGGATGACGAGGCCCTTGCCGCCAGCATGTATGGGCCGCAAGGCGTTCTGGCCGGCATAAAAGCAGATAGTTTACTGCTGAACACTAGCTCTGTTTCTCCAGAAGCCGCAGATGCCCTGCAAAAGGCTGGGCAGGAAAAAAAGATTTGCGTCATAGATTGTCCGGTATCTGGCAGCACGCCAGAAGCAGCTTCGGCCAGTCTGGTTATTCTCGCCGGTGGGGATGATGCCGCTATTGCACGCGCCCAGCCCATTTTTGATAAAATTGGCCGCATTACCATTCATGCTGGGCCATCTGGCAGCGGGGCACGTCTTAAGCTGGTTATCAATGGCATTATGGGGGCCGGGCTGGCTGCTGTGGCAGAAGGCATAGCTTACGGACTGGCTGCCGGGCTGGACCGTTCTATGCTGTTTGATGCGTTGGATGAAATGGCTGTTATTTCTCCGCATCACAAGCGCAAGATCAAGATGGCCAAGGCAGGAGATTTCTCTCCTCAGTTCCCTGCCCGCCTTATGCAAAAAGATATGCGCCTGCTGATGGATGCCGCAGCCCGCCTAGCTGTGCCCGCACCTACGCTGGCAGCCGTAACGCAACAACTTTCCCTTGCCCGCCGTGCGGCAGAAGATGCTGATTATTCGGTTCTGATTGGCGTTATGGAAAAAATTGTAGCCAACGACGCCTGA
- a CDS encoding glycosyltransferase — protein MMDGTAHRKTTQPLKVAHIMAGAPTGGAELFFERLCIAQAAAGLSVLPIIRTNPERAQRLHAGSLAPVELPFGNMLDIRTRMGLRSALKEFSPRVAVAWMNRAARFTPQGNWVLAGRLGGFYDLSYYRRCSHLIGNTHGLVRWMREQGWPANAVHYLPNFATDLAATPPVWPDFLQHGTPFLLALGRLHKNKAFDVLIRAMKHVPHIPLVIAGEGPERAALEALAQQEGVAERIFMPGWANQPGGLLRACSVMICPSRHEPLGNVVIEGFSACKPVIATASQGPSELIRNGENGLLAPVEDANTLAAQICTALETPELAARMAQAGRRDYETTYAVSPVLDAWHKFLSTVEAG, from the coding sequence ATGATGGATGGCACCGCCCACCGGAAAACTACGCAGCCCTTGAAAGTTGCACACATTATGGCCGGAGCCCCTACTGGTGGGGCAGAGCTGTTTTTTGAACGCCTGTGTATTGCACAAGCTGCGGCGGGGCTTTCTGTGCTGCCTATTATCCGCACAAACCCGGAACGCGCCCAACGTTTACATGCAGGCAGCCTTGCGCCCGTTGAACTGCCTTTTGGCAACATGCTGGATATACGCACCCGCATGGGCCTTCGTTCTGCCCTTAAAGAGTTCTCTCCCCGTGTGGCCGTTGCATGGATGAACCGTGCCGCACGTTTTACCCCTCAAGGTAACTGGGTGCTGGCTGGGCGGCTGGGGGGATTTTATGATCTTTCCTATTATCGCCGCTGTTCTCATCTTATTGGCAATACACATGGGCTGGTGCGCTGGATGCGTGAGCAAGGTTGGCCGGCCAATGCTGTGCATTACCTGCCCAATTTTGCCACGGATTTGGCCGCCACCCCGCCCGTTTGGCCCGATTTTTTGCAGCACGGTACCCCTTTCCTGCTGGCGTTAGGGCGGCTGCATAAGAACAAAGCTTTTGATGTTCTTATCCGTGCCATGAAGCATGTGCCACACATCCCGCTTGTTATTGCCGGAGAGGGGCCAGAACGCGCAGCGCTGGAAGCACTTGCCCAGCAGGAAGGTGTAGCCGAACGTATATTTATGCCCGGCTGGGCCAACCAACCCGGAGGCTTGCTACGCGCCTGCTCCGTCATGATATGCCCTTCCCGGCACGAGCCATTGGGCAATGTTGTGATTGAAGGATTTTCTGCCTGCAAACCGGTGATTGCCACAGCCTCGCAAGGCCCTAGTGAACTCATCCGTAATGGTGAAAACGGCCTTCTCGCTCCGGTAGAAGATGCAAATACTTTGGCCGCACAGATCTGCACTGCACTGGAAACACCAGAACTGGCTGCCCGTATGGCGCAGGCGGGCCGTAGGGATTATGAAACAACCTATGCTGTCTCACCCGTTCTGGATGCGTGGCATAAGTTTTTATCCACGGTGGAGGCCGGGTAA
- a CDS encoding squalene/phytoene synthase family protein, giving the protein MNHARVSRTLSYVWVRETLGLMAAQEHQPLAMEVQKAVQADPDRALCLWFLPSSVRHAAYVLLAFHNELIRALAPARSVAVAGPMAGYIRLQWWREVLEGQRKPEHILAPALMALVQSGQVQRDTCLRMVAAREMELEAAQDVEHWMLMMRDGAGTFQQAIGELLGVHDEVTLQRLAAGGAAYGAGTMLRHWPLLAGSGRFLFPGTQEQLRQVGKTFLQECHFEALEPRCRKAVLPVVLAKRDLARGSEQAGLPRGIGDRLAVCHAGIQASLATIFSITPIRTE; this is encoded by the coding sequence ATGAACCATGCACGGGTTTCCCGCACATTAAGCTACGTTTGGGTTAGGGAGACACTGGGGTTAATGGCGGCGCAGGAACATCAGCCTCTTGCAATGGAGGTGCAAAAAGCTGTGCAGGCAGACCCAGATCGGGCGTTGTGCCTGTGGTTTTTGCCCTCATCTGTGCGTCATGCCGCTTATGTTCTTCTGGCTTTTCATAATGAACTGATTCGCGCTTTGGCGCCCGCTCGTTCCGTTGCTGTGGCAGGGCCAATGGCTGGATATATTCGCCTGCAATGGTGGCGAGAGGTGTTGGAAGGGCAGCGTAAGCCAGAACATATTTTGGCTCCAGCACTTATGGCGCTTGTGCAATCTGGCCAAGTGCAACGTGATACATGCCTGAGAATGGTTGCTGCGCGGGAAATGGAGCTGGAAGCAGCACAAGATGTAGAGCACTGGATGCTAATGATGCGTGATGGCGCCGGTACCTTCCAGCAAGCGATCGGAGAGCTGCTAGGTGTGCACGATGAAGTTACGCTGCAACGTTTGGCAGCCGGAGGGGCAGCTTACGGGGCGGGCACCATGCTGCGGCATTGGCCATTGCTTGCAGGGAGTGGCCGTTTTTTGTTCCCCGGCACGCAGGAGCAATTAAGACAGGTTGGAAAGACATTTCTGCAAGAATGTCATTTTGAGGCTTTGGAGCCTCGATGCCGTAAAGCCGTGTTACCGGTCGTATTGGCAAAGCGTGATCTGGCACGTGGGAGCGAGCAAGCTGGCCTGCCCCGTGGAATAGGGGACAGGCTTGCTGTGTGCCATGCCGGTATTCAGGCGTCGTTGGCTACAATTTTTTCCATAACGCCAATCAGAACCGAATAA
- the asnB gene encoding asparagine synthase (glutamine-hydrolyzing) gives MCGIGGLIYTPGTQPCSESVLERMAQALGHRGPNGVHIARLGRADMVHTRLAIIDLQGGDQPLTSGDGTLVANGEIYNDPHIRQQIGPEYFQTGSDCESPLLLWERKGCTYTRGLRGMYAIGLYDKAQQELLLSRDPFGIKPLYFTEFSGGIAFASEPAPLIASGLAPRAIAPAVRDELLQLQFTTGWETIFPGIQRVMPGETLRINQGRILDRQRQSPIPAHAPLFTSEAEALNHLDASLMNSMHAHERADVPFGLFLSGGIDSACLLTAMSRLPRTTPLRTWTAIFDAPGAADEAEAANALAQHARAEHETLRITADMVWQNLPAIVACMDDPVADYAIIPTWFLAQKAAQDVTVILSGEGGDELFCGYGRYRSASRPWWKGKRRMWRRGIFDNMNILRQHPAHWRDGIAAAEMAAADAATPLSRLQAVDIAEWLPNDLLIKLDRCLMAHGLEGRTPLLDPIVAQTAWRLPDSMRLRDGKGKWLLRKWLQQHNSAARPFAPKQGFTVPIGTWIRQQGAYLGELVARQECIAEIARPDRVKALFRAADNRRTGAAAWTLLFYVLWHRTHIRNLPPEGDVFSALSQ, from the coding sequence ATGTGCGGCATTGGGGGGCTGATTTATACACCCGGCACGCAACCATGTTCCGAATCGGTTCTGGAACGTATGGCGCAGGCCTTAGGCCATCGTGGCCCCAATGGCGTACATATTGCCCGGTTGGGCCGTGCCGATATGGTGCATACACGCCTTGCCATTATTGACCTGCAAGGTGGAGACCAACCCTTAACCAGTGGCGATGGCACGCTTGTTGCCAATGGTGAAATCTATAACGATCCGCACATTCGCCAGCAGATCGGACCAGAGTATTTTCAAACCGGAAGTGATTGCGAATCTCCCCTGCTTTTATGGGAGCGTAAGGGCTGCACCTATACGCGCGGGCTGCGCGGCATGTATGCCATTGGTTTGTACGATAAAGCCCAGCAGGAACTCCTGCTCTCGCGTGATCCGTTTGGTATCAAACCACTTTATTTTACCGAATTTTCAGGCGGTATTGCCTTTGCATCCGAGCCCGCACCTTTAATTGCCTCTGGCCTTGCCCCCCGCGCCATTGCGCCTGCTGTGCGAGATGAACTGCTGCAACTTCAGTTCACCACAGGGTGGGAAACAATCTTTCCCGGCATTCAGCGCGTCATGCCGGGGGAAACCCTGCGCATTAACCAAGGGCGCATTCTAGACAGGCAACGGCAATCACCCATTCCAGCCCACGCCCCTTTATTTACCTCTGAAGCTGAGGCCCTGAACCATCTTGATGCATCCTTGATGAACAGCATGCATGCGCATGAACGTGCAGATGTACCATTTGGGCTGTTTCTTTCTGGCGGCATAGATAGCGCCTGCCTGTTAACCGCTATGAGCCGCCTGCCCCGCACAACGCCTTTGCGCACATGGACAGCCATTTTTGACGCCCCCGGTGCTGCGGATGAAGCAGAAGCTGCCAATGCCTTAGCCCAGCATGCCCGCGCAGAGCATGAAACCTTGCGTATTACGGCAGACATGGTGTGGCAGAACCTGCCTGCCATTGTGGCCTGCATGGATGATCCGGTTGCAGATTACGCCATTATTCCCACATGGTTTTTAGCCCAGAAAGCCGCGCAGGATGTTACCGTCATTCTCTCCGGCGAAGGGGGAGATGAACTGTTTTGTGGCTATGGGCGTTATCGCTCAGCCAGCCGCCCGTGGTGGAAAGGCAAGCGGCGTATGTGGCGGCGCGGTATTTTTGATAACATGAATATTCTGCGCCAGCACCCAGCCCATTGGCGTGATGGCATAGCCGCGGCGGAAATGGCCGCCGCAGATGCAGCAACGCCACTTTCCCGCCTACAAGCTGTAGATATTGCAGAATGGTTACCGAATGATCTGCTTATCAAGCTGGATCGGTGCTTGATGGCGCATGGGCTAGAAGGCCGCACACCGTTGCTAGACCCCATTGTGGCCCAAACAGCATGGCGCTTACCCGATTCCATGCGTTTGCGTGATGGCAAGGGAAAATGGCTTTTGCGCAAATGGTTACAGCAACACAATTCTGCCGCGCGCCCCTTTGCCCCCAAGCAAGGTTTTACTGTACCAATTGGCACATGGATCAGGCAGCAAGGTGCTTATCTTGGTGAATTGGTAGCGCGGCAAGAATGTATTGCAGAAATTGCCCGACCAGACCGCGTAAAGGCCCTGTTTCGCGCAGCAGATAACCGCAGAACGGGTGCTGCCGCATGGACACTTCTGTTTTATGTTCTGTGGCATCGCACACATATTCGCAATTTGCCGCCAGAAGGCGATGTGTTTTCTGCCTTAAGCCAGTAA
- the ygfZ gene encoding CAF17-like 4Fe-4S cluster assembly/insertion protein YgfZ produces the protein MPSPTHMTRLENRTVLKLSGADRVRFLQGLVTADIAALEPGDATWSACLTPQGRWQADFFVVSDPDDTCLLLDCATEQAENLKTTLQRFRLRSDVQLDITALPVHVAWGNPPPDSVLENAISFRDPRLEEAGWRLIDAAPDTPITATEQDYNLHRLMLGLPDGVQDCEVGRTLAAEANLDLLGGVSWKKGCYMGQEITARMHYRTLVKRRLMPVAATSPLPAPGTPVLCDGVEVGTLRSSQDHIGLALLKTDAANNQLTCAAHPLVVRLPAWLETALKPQTPSDSNPTEKS, from the coding sequence ATGCCTTCCCCAACACACATGACCCGGCTTGAAAACCGCACGGTTCTCAAGCTTTCTGGCGCTGACCGCGTGCGTTTTCTGCAAGGTTTGGTAACAGCGGATATTGCTGCGCTGGAACCGGGAGACGCCACATGGAGTGCCTGCCTGACACCTCAGGGGCGCTGGCAAGCAGACTTTTTTGTGGTTTCAGACCCCGATGATACCTGCTTGCTGCTAGATTGCGCCACAGAACAGGCAGAAAATTTAAAAACCACGCTTCAACGCTTCCGCCTGCGCTCTGATGTTCAGCTAGATATCACCGCCCTGCCCGTGCATGTAGCATGGGGAAATCCACCGCCAGACAGTGTGTTGGAAAACGCCATCAGCTTTCGGGATCCTAGATTAGAAGAAGCCGGATGGCGGCTGATTGATGCCGCACCAGATACCCCCATAACGGCTACAGAGCAGGACTATAACCTGCACCGCCTGATGTTGGGCCTGCCAGATGGCGTGCAAGATTGTGAGGTTGGCCGCACTCTGGCTGCCGAAGCTAATCTAGATCTTCTGGGTGGCGTATCCTGGAAAAAAGGCTGCTATATGGGGCAGGAAATTACAGCCCGCATGCATTACCGCACACTGGTGAAGCGTCGCCTCATGCCCGTTGCTGCTACATCTCCCCTGCCCGCACCCGGAACCCCCGTGCTGTGCGATGGTGTGGAAGTGGGCACGCTCCGCTCCTCTCAAGATCATATTGGGTTGGCATTACTAAAAACAGATGCTGCCAATAACCAACTGACCTGTGCCGCGCATCCGCTCGTGGTGCGCCTGCCTGCTTGGCTGGAAACCGCACTTAAACCTCAAACGCCTTCTGATTCTAATCCTACGGAAAAATCATGA
- a CDS encoding superoxide dismutase has protein sequence MAFELPALPFAPTALAPRGMCPETLEYHHGKHHLAYVNTLNKLLEDKPEFQGKSLEEIILAAHGKADLTGLFNNAGQHWNHSFFWNCLSPNGGVMPEKLAAKIASDFGSIDTFKEEFRKAAVSQFGSGWAWLVLGKDGKLAITKTPNGTNPLAEGQGKALLTVDVWEHSYYLDFRNRRPDYVTNFLDKLANYEFAEAQLNAA, from the coding sequence ATGGCTTTTGAACTGCCTGCCCTCCCCTTTGCTCCCACCGCACTCGCCCCACGTGGCATGTGCCCAGAAACGCTTGAATACCATCATGGCAAGCATCATCTGGCCTACGTCAACACCCTGAACAAGCTGCTGGAAGACAAGCCCGAATTTCAGGGCAAGTCTTTGGAAGAAATCATTCTGGCAGCTCACGGCAAAGCAGACCTGACAGGCCTGTTCAACAATGCCGGCCAGCATTGGAACCATTCCTTTTTCTGGAACTGCCTCTCCCCCAATGGCGGTGTGATGCCAGAAAAGCTGGCTGCAAAAATTGCCAGCGATTTCGGCAGCATTGACACCTTTAAGGAAGAATTCCGCAAGGCTGCTGTTTCTCAGTTTGGTTCTGGTTGGGCATGGCTGGTTCTGGGTAAAGATGGCAAGCTGGCTATCACCAAAACCCCTAACGGCACCAACCCGCTGGCCGAAGGCCAGGGCAAAGCCCTGCTGACCGTGGACGTGTGGGAACATTCCTACTACCTGGATTTCCGCAACCGTCGTCCGGACTATGTCACCAACTTCCTGGACAAGCTGGCGAATTATGAATTCGCTGAAGCCCAGCTGAACGCGGCATAA
- the lpxB gene encoding lipid-A-disaccharide synthase produces the protein MVFPSSSPLVWILAGEASGDVLGARLMHALRARVPNMRFAGVGGVRMQEEGLVSLFPMRDLAVMGLVEVLPRVRQLSARLEEAAQDIAAQKPDLVITIDSPGFALRLLKKISGLGIARVHYVAPQVWAWRQKRVKEFPGLWEELLCLLPFEEKFFGKHGLKTRFVGHPVLQSGAKDGDAARFRDRHGLPESAKILVLMPGSRRSEAPRLLPVFGQMLRLLKKNMPDVVPVVPVSPVVASVVERATQDWPVKPVIVTDIHDKHDAFAAAGAALTKSGTSTLELALAGVPMAVTYRVNPITAFFARRLIKVPFVAMVNLLAGRAIVPELLQEQCRADVLAREVQILFEDKEVAQTQKQAFATVLHGLEGPQGQLPADAAAEAVLEVLNRKNTAKTLG, from the coding sequence ATGGTTTTTCCTTCTTCCTCTCCTCTTGTCTGGATTCTGGCTGGTGAGGCCAGCGGTGATGTCTTGGGCGCTCGCCTGATGCATGCCTTGCGCGCCCGCGTGCCCAATATGCGCTTCGCAGGCGTAGGGGGTGTGCGTATGCAGGAGGAAGGGCTAGTCAGCCTGTTTCCCATGCGGGATCTGGCCGTTATGGGATTGGTGGAGGTTTTGCCCCGTGTACGCCAGCTTTCTGCTCGGCTGGAAGAGGCCGCGCAGGATATTGCAGCCCAAAAGCCGGATTTGGTGATCACTATAGATAGCCCTGGCTTTGCCCTCCGACTTCTTAAAAAAATAAGCGGCTTGGGTATTGCCCGTGTGCATTATGTTGCACCTCAGGTTTGGGCATGGCGCCAGAAAAGGGTGAAGGAGTTTCCCGGCCTGTGGGAAGAATTGTTGTGCCTTTTACCTTTTGAGGAAAAGTTTTTTGGTAAGCATGGTCTAAAAACCCGCTTTGTAGGGCACCCGGTTTTACAATCTGGCGCAAAGGATGGTGATGCGGCCCGCTTTCGTGATCGTCATGGTCTGCCAGAGAGTGCCAAGATACTGGTATTAATGCCCGGTAGCCGCCGTTCAGAAGCGCCGCGCTTGTTGCCGGTTTTTGGCCAGATGTTGCGCCTGCTTAAAAAAAACATGCCAGACGTGGTGCCCGTGGTGCCGGTTTCTCCGGTGGTGGCAAGTGTAGTGGAACGCGCCACGCAGGATTGGCCGGTAAAGCCAGTTATTGTTACGGATATTCATGACAAGCATGATGCGTTTGCTGCTGCTGGGGCTGCATTAACCAAATCTGGCACATCTACGTTGGAACTGGCTTTGGCGGGTGTGCCAATGGCTGTGACGTATAGGGTTAACCCCATAACGGCTTTTTTTGCCCGCAGGCTTATTAAAGTGCCATTTGTCGCCATGGTGAACTTGTTGGCTGGCCGTGCCATTGTGCCTGAACTTTTGCAGGAACAGTGCCGCGCAGATGTGCTGGCGCGTGAAGTGCAAATTCTGTTTGAAGATAAGGAAGTGGCACAGACCCAGAAACAGGCCTTTGCTACGGTTTTGCACGGGCTGGAAGGGCCACAGGGCCAACTGCCAGCCGATGCCGCAGCAGAAGCTGTTCTGGAGGTTCTTAACCGTAAAAATACGGCTAAGACACTCGGCTAA